The Sinomonas sp. P10A9 genome includes a window with the following:
- the secA gene encoding preprotein translocase subunit SecA, with the protein MANLLEKLLRTGDRRTLKQLRVYADAINALEDEFRGFTDAELRGETDRLRERHEDGETLDDLLPEAFAAVREAAGRTLGMRHFDVQLMGGAALHLGNIAEMKTGEGKTLVATAPAYLNALSGKGVHVVTVNDYLAEYQSELMGRVYRFLGISSGCILSNMDPAERKLQYDAGITYGTNNEFGFDYLRDNMAWDQSELVQRGHNFAVVDEVDSILIDEARTPLIISGPGQGDANRWYSEFSKLVLRLGDGDYEVDEKKRTVGVLEPGIEKVEDYLGIHNLYESANTPLIGFLNNAIKAKELFKRDKDYVVLDGEVLIVDEHTGRILPGRRYNEGMHQAIEAKEGVEIKAENQTLATVTLQNYFRLYEKLSGMTGTAETEAAEFMSTYKLGVVPIPTNQPMARIDQSDLVYKNEVVKFDAVVKDISRRHATGQPVLVGTTSVEKSEYLSKALAKAGVRHEVLNAKNHAREAAIVAQAGRKGAVTVATNMAGRGTDIMLGGNAEFMAVADLAAKGLDPEENSAEYEAAWPAALEAANSAVKAEHEEVLELGGLYVLGTERHESRRIDNQLRGRSGRQGDPGESRFYLSLTDDLMRLFGTGGAERLMASSLPDDTALESKMVSRAIQSAQAQVEGRNAEQRKNVLKYDDVLNRQREAIYGDRRRILEGDDLHEKVQFFLEDTLTAMVESATAEGNGDDWDFHALWGNLRTIFPISITPQDIIDEAGGKPRVTVEMLKEEIISDAKLIYAEREAQIGPDTMRDVERRVVLSVVGRKWQEHLYEMDYLKEGIGLRAMAQRDPLVEYQREGFGMFQTMMEGIREESVAFLFNLEIQPAEGVPAVQEAPAQPAQLQYSAPSEDGSAETHIEQARSRAPQNGGAARQQPGQKPAAGQKGPSRPSSKGAPGRRSKR; encoded by the coding sequence GTGGCAAACCTTCTCGAGAAACTCCTGCGAACCGGTGACCGCCGGACGCTCAAGCAGCTGCGGGTCTACGCAGATGCCATCAACGCGCTGGAGGACGAGTTCAGGGGCTTCACCGACGCGGAGCTGCGGGGCGAGACCGACCGCCTGCGGGAACGCCACGAGGACGGCGAGACGCTCGACGACCTGCTGCCCGAAGCGTTCGCGGCCGTCCGTGAGGCCGCGGGGCGCACGCTCGGGATGCGTCACTTCGACGTCCAGCTCATGGGCGGCGCGGCGCTGCATCTCGGCAACATCGCCGAAATGAAGACCGGTGAGGGCAAGACCCTCGTGGCTACCGCCCCGGCGTACCTCAACGCTCTCTCGGGCAAGGGCGTCCACGTGGTCACGGTCAACGACTACCTCGCCGAGTACCAGTCCGAGCTCATGGGCCGTGTGTACCGGTTCCTCGGCATCTCGAGCGGCTGCATCCTCTCCAACATGGATCCGGCGGAGCGCAAGCTGCAGTACGACGCGGGCATCACGTACGGAACCAACAACGAGTTCGGGTTCGACTACCTCCGCGACAACATGGCGTGGGACCAGAGTGAACTCGTCCAGAGAGGCCACAACTTCGCGGTCGTCGACGAGGTTGACTCGATCCTCATCGACGAGGCACGCACCCCGCTCATCATCTCTGGCCCGGGTCAGGGTGACGCCAACCGCTGGTACTCCGAGTTCTCGAAGCTCGTGCTCCGCCTGGGCGACGGCGACTACGAAGTCGACGAGAAGAAGCGCACGGTGGGTGTCCTCGAGCCCGGTATCGAGAAGGTCGAGGACTACCTCGGCATCCACAACCTCTACGAGTCCGCCAACACCCCGCTCATCGGGTTCCTCAACAATGCCATCAAGGCCAAGGAGCTCTTCAAGCGAGACAAGGACTACGTGGTGCTCGACGGCGAGGTGCTCATCGTCGACGAGCACACCGGCCGCATCCTTCCTGGCCGCCGCTACAACGAGGGCATGCACCAGGCCATCGAGGCCAAGGAGGGCGTGGAGATCAAGGCCGAGAACCAGACGCTCGCCACGGTCACCCTCCAGAACTACTTCCGCCTGTACGAGAAGCTGTCGGGGATGACGGGCACGGCCGAGACCGAGGCCGCCGAGTTCATGAGCACCTACAAGCTCGGGGTCGTGCCGATCCCGACCAACCAGCCCATGGCACGCATCGACCAGTCTGACCTCGTGTACAAGAACGAGGTGGTCAAGTTCGACGCCGTCGTGAAGGACATCTCGCGGCGTCACGCGACCGGGCAGCCGGTGCTCGTGGGCACCACGAGCGTCGAGAAGAGCGAATACCTCTCCAAGGCCCTCGCGAAGGCCGGGGTGCGCCACGAGGTCCTCAACGCGAAGAACCACGCGCGTGAGGCTGCGATCGTCGCGCAGGCAGGCCGCAAGGGCGCCGTCACCGTGGCCACCAACATGGCTGGCCGCGGCACGGATATCATGCTCGGCGGCAACGCCGAGTTCATGGCCGTTGCCGATCTTGCGGCGAAGGGCCTCGACCCCGAGGAGAACTCCGCAGAATATGAGGCCGCCTGGCCAGCCGCCCTCGAGGCAGCGAACAGCGCGGTCAAGGCCGAGCACGAGGAGGTGCTCGAGCTGGGCGGCCTCTACGTTCTTGGCACCGAGCGCCATGAGTCGCGGCGCATCGACAACCAGCTCCGCGGCCGGTCCGGCCGTCAGGGCGATCCCGGCGAGTCGCGGTTCTACCTCTCGCTCACCGACGACCTCATGCGCCTCTTCGGGACCGGCGGGGCCGAGCGCCTCATGGCCTCTAGCCTGCCGGATGACACCGCGCTCGAGTCGAAGATGGTCTCCCGGGCTATCCAGTCCGCGCAGGCACAGGTTGAGGGCCGCAACGCCGAGCAGCGCAAGAACGTGCTCAAGTACGACGACGTGCTCAACCGTCAGCGCGAGGCCATCTACGGCGACCGCCGCCGCATCCTCGAGGGCGACGACCTCCACGAGAAGGTGCAGTTCTTCTTGGAAGACACTCTGACCGCGATGGTCGAGTCGGCCACAGCCGAGGGCAACGGCGACGACTGGGACTTCCACGCGCTGTGGGGCAATCTGCGCACGATCTTCCCGATTTCCATCACTCCCCAGGACATCATCGACGAGGCCGGCGGCAAGCCGCGTGTCACCGTCGAGATGCTCAAGGAGGAGATCATCTCGGACGCGAAGCTCATCTATGCCGAGCGCGAGGCGCAGATCGGGCCGGACACGATGCGCGACGTCGAGCGCCGGGTGGTGCTCTCGGTGGTGGGCCGCAAGTGGCAGGAGCACCTCTACGAGATGGACTACCTCAAGGAGGGCATCGGCCTGCGGGCGATGGCCCAGCGTGATCCCCTCGTCGAGTATCAGCGCGAGGGCTTCGGAATGTTCCAGACCATGATGGAGGGCATCCGCGAGGAGTCGGTCGCCTTCCTGTTCAACCTCGAGATCCAGCCTGCCGAAGGAGTCCCAGCGGTGCAGGAGGCTCCGGCGCAGCCGGCTCAGCTGCAGTACTCGGCGCCGTCGGAGGACGGGTCCGCCGAAACGCACATCGAGCAGGCAAGGTCACGGGCGCCCCAGAACGGCGGGGCAGCCCGTCAGCAGCCAGGGCAGAAGCCGGCAGCCGGACAGAAGGGTCCGTCGCGTCCTTCGTCGAAGGGGGCACCGGGCCGCCGTTCAAAGCGCTGA
- a CDS encoding winged helix-turn-helix domain-containing protein, protein MTVRLTLAQARRMALAAQGLHRPRPSVQASTRTLVRTFERLQVVQIDSVNVLARSHYLPFFSRLGPYDRAALDRLSARSPRRMVEYWAHEASYVRPEHFEPLRAWQRRKWVGAHDLDPLERAGLAERILAVLATSRPLTAAALTGRLGHVEERRRDQWGWNWNAVQHVLGSLFEDGLVSSAGRTSSFERRYTLTSAIVPGASLPADGGAGYARDGGPDDGLRVLTRAAVGAHGIGTARCVADYFRLPVRPVEMVLRELVSTGEVEVVEVPGWGTLYKDSAAALPRSATGRALLSPFDSLVFERRRLEQLFGFKYRIEIYTPAERREYGYYVLPFLLRDVMAARVDLKADRVAGTLLVHAAHGEPDAPADTAVELAAELRLLADWLELDDVRVADRGNLAVPLRRAAPPRVGASGKGNQSAVPRVSPVD, encoded by the coding sequence GTGACGGTGCGGCTCACCCTCGCTCAGGCGCGCCGCATGGCGCTCGCCGCGCAGGGGCTGCACCGTCCCCGGCCCTCCGTGCAAGCGTCGACGAGGACGCTCGTGCGGACCTTCGAGCGGCTCCAGGTAGTCCAGATCGACTCCGTCAACGTCCTCGCACGCAGCCACTACCTGCCGTTCTTCTCACGGCTCGGACCCTACGACCGGGCCGCGCTGGACCGGCTCTCGGCCCGGAGCCCGCGGCGGATGGTCGAGTACTGGGCACACGAGGCGAGCTATGTCCGGCCCGAACACTTCGAACCGCTGCGGGCCTGGCAGCGGCGAAAGTGGGTCGGGGCCCACGACCTCGATCCCCTGGAACGCGCCGGGCTGGCCGAGCGGATCCTGGCCGTCCTTGCCACGAGCCGGCCGCTCACCGCGGCCGCGCTCACCGGGCGGCTCGGCCACGTCGAGGAACGTCGGCGGGATCAGTGGGGGTGGAACTGGAATGCCGTCCAGCACGTGCTCGGGTCGCTCTTCGAGGACGGGCTCGTCAGCTCTGCCGGCCGGACGTCCTCGTTCGAGCGCCGCTACACGCTCACCTCGGCGATCGTTCCGGGTGCATCGCTGCCTGCCGACGGCGGGGCGGGCTATGCGCGCGACGGCGGCCCGGACGATGGTCTCCGCGTGCTGACCCGCGCGGCAGTCGGTGCGCACGGCATCGGGACGGCTCGGTGCGTGGCCGACTACTTCCGCCTGCCGGTCCGGCCCGTTGAGATGGTGCTCCGCGAGCTCGTCTCCACGGGAGAGGTCGAGGTGGTCGAGGTGCCGGGTTGGGGGACGCTCTACAAGGATTCGGCGGCCGCGCTCCCGCGTTCCGCCACGGGCCGCGCGCTGCTCAGCCCCTTCGATTCACTCGTATTCGAGCGGCGCCGGCTCGAGCAGCTCTTCGGCTTCAAGTACCGCATCGAGATCTACACGCCGGCTGAGCGTCGCGAGTACGGGTACTACGTGCTCCCCTTCCTCCTGCGGGATGTCATGGCGGCACGGGTCGACCTCAAGGCAGACCGTGTGGCCGGGACGCTGCTCGTCCATGCTGCACACGGCGAGCCGGACGCCCCGGCGGACACCGCCGTCGAGCTCGCTGCCGAACTCCGGCTCCTCGCGGACTGGCTCGAGCTCGACGACGTGCGGGTCGCCGACCGCGGAAACCTCGCCGTGCCGCTGCGTCGCGCAGCCCCACCACGGGTGGGGGCCAGCGGGAAAGGGAACCAGAGCGCGGTCCCGCGCGTGTCTCCCGTAGACTGA
- the hpf gene encoding ribosome hibernation-promoting factor, HPF/YfiA family produces the protein MEFNISGRNLTVSDRFREYASEKLEKIEALADKVQRVDAKCSKQNNAKSGADQLTVELTVTGRGPVIRAEATAPDKFAAFDLAYGKLLERLRRAKDRRKVHHGKHTPVAVNAATASLPVVSGSTPIYEEAALEATAGAATEPASPYEVENDIPAGDSPVLIRRKVFPAATLTLDDAVDNMELVGHDFYLFIDADTNTPSVVYRRRGWTYGVISLDQACEPGGDKVEEKILAYRSSDAGAVVP, from the coding sequence ATGGAGTTCAACATCAGCGGACGCAACCTGACGGTGTCGGATCGTTTCCGCGAGTACGCGAGCGAGAAGCTCGAGAAGATCGAAGCCTTGGCCGACAAGGTCCAGCGCGTCGATGCGAAGTGCTCCAAGCAGAACAACGCCAAGTCCGGCGCAGACCAGCTCACGGTTGAGCTGACCGTCACCGGCCGCGGGCCGGTGATCCGAGCCGAGGCCACGGCCCCGGACAAGTTCGCGGCGTTCGACCTCGCGTACGGCAAGCTCCTCGAACGTCTGCGGCGGGCCAAGGACCGGCGCAAGGTCCACCACGGCAAGCACACGCCGGTCGCCGTCAACGCCGCCACAGCCTCCCTCCCCGTGGTGAGCGGCAGCACGCCGATCTACGAGGAGGCTGCCCTGGAGGCGACCGCGGGCGCGGCAACGGAGCCGGCATCGCCGTACGAGGTCGAGAACGACATCCCGGCCGGAGACTCGCCCGTGTTGATCCGCCGCAAGGTCTTCCCCGCCGCGACTCTCACCCTCGATGACGCAGTGGACAACATGGAGCTCGTGGGTCACGACTTCTACCTCTTCATCGACGCGGACACGAACACTCCCTCCGTCGTGTACCGGCGCCGAGGGTGGACGTACGGGGTGATCAGCCTCGACCAGGCGTGCGAGCCCGGGGGAGACAAGGTCGAGGAGAAGATCCTCGCCTACCGCTCAAGTGACGCGGGCGCCGTTGTTCCCTGA
- a CDS encoding ComF family protein has product MGSARKSAEPVVAAGRHAGRPLGLSARFRDGLMAVAGELLGLVVPVECVACGAPDTQLCPACTRRLRALTARPARVDEHAPALIEASGRVLLPAVAAGPYRNELSLALLAFKRHGSAALAGELSAALARALRAAAGSAGGGVLLVPVPTSRSAYLRRGFDPLRLLLTRVRREARLPPGTAWVEALGPRRRALRERAAAVAARAVGAGESSQKGLGRSQRRSRVSGSLTALPQPRVLGHGTGHGAGARGTALGAPRRGQRSLRQSLRGRRCVVVDDVLTTGATVREAARALEAVGAVVLGVVTLAYVPHPEAPGRGPPATLGADRPDSRSTGDE; this is encoded by the coding sequence ATGGGGAGCGCGAGGAAGTCGGCCGAACCGGTGGTCGCGGCCGGGCGGCACGCCGGGCGGCCGCTGGGGCTCTCGGCACGCTTTCGCGACGGCCTGATGGCGGTAGCGGGCGAGCTGCTCGGGCTGGTGGTTCCCGTCGAATGCGTCGCCTGCGGAGCGCCCGATACCCAGCTGTGCCCCGCCTGCACGAGGAGGCTGAGGGCACTGACCGCCCGGCCCGCACGTGTCGACGAGCATGCTCCGGCCCTCATCGAGGCGAGCGGGCGGGTGCTGCTCCCGGCGGTGGCGGCTGGCCCCTACCGCAACGAGCTCTCGCTCGCGCTCCTGGCCTTCAAACGCCACGGGAGTGCGGCCCTCGCGGGGGAGCTGTCCGCCGCCCTGGCCCGCGCCCTCCGCGCCGCCGCGGGATCCGCGGGCGGGGGAGTCCTGCTCGTGCCGGTGCCCACGAGCCGGTCCGCCTACCTGCGCCGGGGCTTCGACCCGCTCAGGCTCCTCCTGACGCGCGTTCGCCGCGAGGCGCGGCTTCCGCCGGGTACAGCATGGGTCGAGGCGCTGGGGCCCCGCCGCCGGGCCCTCAGGGAACGCGCTGCTGCCGTCGCCGCCAGGGCGGTGGGGGCTGGGGAGAGCTCCCAGAAGGGGCTCGGCCGGTCCCAGCGACGGTCCCGCGTCTCCGGCTCGCTGACCGCCCTCCCGCAACCGAGGGTCCTGGGCCATGGCACGGGGCACGGTGCGGGAGCGCGCGGCACCGCGCTCGGTGCGCCACGTCGTGGACAACGATCGCTTCGGCAGTCCCTGCGTGGCCGACGGTGCGTCGTCGTCGATGACGTCCTGACGACTGGCGCCACGGTGCGGGAGGCGGCGCGGGCACTCGAGGCGGTCGGCGCCGTCGTCCTCGGAGTGGTGACGCTGGCCTACGTTCCCCACCCAGAGGCGCCGGGACGTGGCCCGCCGGCTACGCTCGGGGCGGACAGACCGGATTCAAGGTCAACAGGGGATGAATAA
- a CDS encoding LpqB family beta-propeller domain-containing protein, with protein sequence MRRVIPAALVALLLALAALAGCAQIPTTGPVGKSRDGAVTLGNAPQYIPPGPRDGSTPQATIEGFFNAGSGYQNDFTVARQFLAPAQSVSWKPSNRTLVYRGSATVVANGQENGYSYEFDLAYSVDGEGIATPFPAGTKEHIDVTLSQVDGQWRVSKLPDGTAIPEETFKQLYKSFPLYFYDPSFTILVPDVRWFIDNSGVAKSLVSALIAGPAPYLRSAVTTAFPQGIHLERESVPIVDNTAQVDFTSELRDASFTDRQRMRNQLLRTFTGISSVVGVTLRSNQSDVAIDDPSGGRAAPDPIVDPKVPSWQIGVAGGELVQYVNRQATRIDGLRSVSQFGPHQPAAAVTQHLYAFIGDGPALYSVMPDQAPRLLDSRTRLSPPSISPFDWIWTAGPGANGATEVVAYKPAGVAEGAEVPKVTMAPGWLAGRTVEDLRISRDGARALVLSTQGGSTVLQLAGVVRAADGTPRELTTPITLSTTEKNPRRAVWVDEVTVLVSGVSANDPVTPELVSLKGGDPRQLPALAGIQSVSAGNGDQEITAQTSAGVFLLARTTWIDVGKGVEGLSSAG encoded by the coding sequence ATGCGGCGCGTCATCCCCGCAGCGCTGGTCGCGCTCCTCCTCGCCCTCGCCGCCCTCGCCGGGTGCGCCCAGATCCCCACGACGGGTCCGGTGGGCAAGAGCCGCGACGGCGCCGTGACCCTCGGAAACGCGCCCCAGTACATCCCGCCGGGCCCGCGTGACGGCTCGACTCCCCAGGCCACGATCGAGGGGTTCTTCAATGCCGGCAGCGGCTACCAGAACGACTTCACGGTCGCGAGGCAGTTCCTCGCACCGGCGCAGTCCGTCTCGTGGAAGCCCAGCAACCGGACGCTCGTGTACCGGGGGAGCGCCACCGTGGTCGCCAATGGGCAGGAGAACGGCTACAGCTACGAGTTCGATCTCGCCTACTCCGTCGACGGCGAGGGGATCGCGACCCCCTTCCCTGCGGGGACCAAGGAGCACATCGACGTCACGCTGTCCCAGGTGGATGGCCAGTGGCGCGTCTCGAAGCTCCCGGATGGCACGGCCATTCCTGAGGAAACCTTCAAGCAGCTCTACAAGTCGTTCCCGCTGTACTTCTACGACCCCTCATTCACGATCCTCGTGCCGGATGTGCGCTGGTTCATCGACAACTCCGGTGTCGCGAAGTCCCTCGTGAGCGCCCTCATCGCAGGGCCGGCTCCGTACCTGCGCTCGGCCGTCACGACGGCCTTCCCGCAGGGCATCCATCTCGAACGGGAGTCGGTGCCCATCGTGGACAACACCGCGCAGGTCGACTTCACGTCCGAGCTTCGCGACGCGTCGTTCACCGACCGGCAGCGGATGCGGAACCAGCTCCTGCGGACCTTCACAGGCATCAGCTCGGTGGTGGGCGTCACCCTCCGCTCGAACCAGAGCGATGTGGCCATCGATGATCCGAGCGGCGGAAGGGCCGCTCCCGACCCGATCGTGGACCCCAAGGTCCCCTCGTGGCAGATCGGGGTGGCCGGCGGCGAGCTCGTGCAGTACGTCAATCGGCAGGCCACGCGGATCGACGGGCTGCGCAGCGTGTCCCAGTTCGGCCCGCACCAGCCGGCGGCCGCCGTGACGCAGCATCTCTATGCGTTCATCGGCGACGGGCCGGCGCTCTACTCCGTCATGCCGGATCAAGCCCCGCGCCTCCTCGACTCGAGGACGCGACTGAGCCCGCCCTCGATCAGCCCGTTCGACTGGATCTGGACGGCCGGCCCCGGGGCAAACGGCGCCACCGAGGTTGTGGCCTACAAGCCGGCGGGCGTGGCCGAGGGCGCCGAGGTTCCGAAGGTGACGATGGCACCGGGCTGGCTTGCCGGGCGCACCGTCGAGGATCTGAGGATTTCGCGGGATGGTGCGCGCGCGCTCGTCCTCTCGACGCAGGGAGGATCCACGGTGCTCCAGCTGGCCGGCGTCGTCCGGGCCGCGGACGGGACGCCGCGTGAGCTCACGACGCCGATCACGCTCTCGACCACCGAGAAGAACCCCCGCCGGGCGGTCTGGGTCGACGAAGTCACGGTGCTCGTTTCGGGTGTTTCCGCGAACGACCCGGTCACGCCGGAACTGGTGTCCCTCAAGGGCGGAGACCCGCGCCAGCTTCCGGCACTGGCGGGAATCCAGTCGGTCTCGGCGGGCAACGGCGATCAGGAGATCACCGCGCAGACCTCGGCCGGGGTTTTCCTGCTTGCGCGCACCACGTGGATCGACGTGGGCAAGGGCGTCGAGGGGCTCTCCTCCGCGGGATAG
- the mtrB gene encoding MtrAB system histidine kinase MtrB, translating to MDTEQDHRTPAGTPPEGGASAVPEGTEAGHEPPAGSVAAAWSAVVRDPRWEKAREHARIAAKRARILLYRAVRTAWRGLRGVWPMVAGLRTGFARRWRRSLQFRTVLITLVLTFVSFLAVGAYLSNQIANNLFQERLAQAEVQTRQSVQQVQETFDGAQVTDQQGVLKLVNDTLNQLEARESGTPRQYVFLAVPNQDQPRNRWVDSRASYLRTENDIPQSLRDAVQHSQQEQYWQSIPLTVDNRIHPAVAVGNKVSFGGTVYELYLIYDIETAQSTLDDMQNVLWFGGIFLLLLIGAITWIVTRSVVSPVSHAAAVSEKLAAGQLEERMAVEGEDEVARLGASFNHMAANLQEQITALANLSRMQQRFVSDVSHELRTPLTTVRMAAEVLHDARDEFNPVTKRSAELLYNQVERFQALLNDLLEISRFDAGAAVLDAEAQDILPVIRAVIETAAPIAADSGSEVRLFSRAPSIIVDMDDRRIERVLRNLLLNALEHGEGRPVEVFVAANADAVGVSVRDHGIGMSPTEASRVFDRFWRADPARARTTGGSGLGLSIAIEDVKLHNGWLQAWGERGEGSCFRLTLPLRSGGTIAESPVALEPAGGDVVLVEEQATRGVLLGMPQVSHAQRLAGAAHDAAGTPTADPHLARGEGPAATGGRTDERP from the coding sequence ATGGACACGGAGCAGGACCATCGCACTCCCGCCGGGACGCCCCCGGAGGGGGGCGCCTCTGCCGTGCCTGAGGGGACTGAAGCCGGCCACGAGCCCCCGGCGGGCAGCGTCGCGGCGGCCTGGAGCGCCGTCGTGCGTGATCCGCGATGGGAGAAGGCCAGGGAACACGCGCGGATCGCCGCGAAGCGTGCGCGCATCCTCCTCTACAGGGCCGTGCGCACGGCATGGCGCGGGCTCAGGGGCGTCTGGCCGATGGTCGCCGGACTGCGGACCGGGTTCGCCCGCCGGTGGCGGCGCTCGCTCCAGTTCCGCACCGTGCTCATCACGCTCGTGCTCACGTTCGTCTCATTCCTCGCGGTCGGGGCATACCTCTCCAACCAGATAGCCAACAACCTCTTCCAGGAGCGGCTCGCCCAGGCCGAGGTGCAGACCCGGCAGTCGGTCCAGCAGGTCCAGGAGACGTTCGACGGCGCGCAGGTCACCGACCAGCAGGGCGTCCTCAAGCTCGTCAACGACACGCTCAACCAGCTCGAGGCCCGGGAATCCGGCACACCGCGCCAGTACGTCTTCCTCGCCGTGCCCAACCAGGACCAGCCACGAAACCGCTGGGTCGACTCGCGGGCGTCCTACCTGCGCACCGAGAACGACATCCCGCAGTCCCTCCGGGACGCGGTCCAGCATTCGCAGCAGGAGCAATACTGGCAGTCCATCCCGCTCACGGTGGACAACCGCATCCACCCCGCGGTCGCCGTCGGCAACAAGGTCAGCTTCGGCGGCACGGTCTACGAGCTGTACCTCATCTACGACATAGAGACCGCCCAGTCGACTCTCGACGACATGCAGAACGTGCTCTGGTTCGGCGGCATCTTCCTCCTGCTGCTCATCGGCGCCATCACGTGGATCGTCACGCGCAGCGTTGTCTCGCCCGTGAGCCACGCCGCCGCGGTGTCGGAGAAGCTCGCGGCAGGACAGCTCGAGGAGCGCATGGCCGTCGAGGGGGAGGACGAGGTGGCGCGGCTCGGTGCGTCGTTCAACCACATGGCGGCCAACCTGCAGGAGCAGATCACGGCGCTCGCTAACCTCTCCCGCATGCAGCAGCGGTTCGTCTCCGACGTGAGCCACGAGCTCCGCACCCCGCTGACCACCGTGCGCATGGCGGCGGAGGTCCTCCATGATGCCCGGGACGAGTTCAACCCCGTCACGAAGCGCTCGGCCGAGCTACTGTACAACCAGGTGGAGCGCTTCCAGGCCCTCCTGAACGATCTGCTCGAGATCTCCCGCTTCGACGCGGGCGCCGCCGTCCTCGACGCCGAGGCCCAGGACATCCTCCCCGTGATCCGCGCGGTCATCGAGACGGCTGCGCCGATCGCGGCCGACTCCGGGTCCGAGGTCCGGCTCTTCTCACGCGCGCCGAGCATCATCGTGGACATGGACGACCGCCGGATCGAGCGGGTGCTTCGGAACCTCCTCCTCAATGCCCTCGAGCACGGCGAGGGCCGCCCCGTGGAGGTCTTCGTCGCGGCCAACGCCGACGCCGTCGGGGTGTCCGTGCGCGATCATGGGATCGGGATGTCCCCGACCGAGGCGTCCCGCGTGTTCGACCGCTTCTGGCGCGCCGACCCGGCCCGCGCACGCACCACCGGCGGGTCCGGCCTTGGCCTCTCGATCGCGATCGAGGACGTCAAACTGCACAACGGCTGGCTGCAGGCCTGGGGCGAGCGCGGCGAGGGCTCGTGCTTCCGCCTGACCCTGCCGCTGCGGAGCGGGGGGACGATCGCCGAATCGCCCGTCGCGCTCGAGCCGGCCGGGGGCGACGTCGTGCTCGTCGAGGAGCAGGCGACGCGCGGGGTCCTGCTGGGAATGCCGCAGGTTTCGCACGCCCAGCGGCTGGCGGGTGCCGCGCACGACGCCGCGGGGACGCCTACCGCCGACCCTCACCTCGCGCGCGGCGAGGGCCCCGCCGCGACGGGCGGCCGGACGGACGAGAGGCCGTGA
- the mtrA gene encoding MtrAB system response regulator MtrA codes for MKARILVVDDDEALAEMIGIVLRNDGFDPVFCADGAQAPDVFRAQKPDLVLLDLMLPGLDGIEVCRQIRSESDVPIVMLTAKSDTSDVVRGLESGADDYVPKPFKPAELVARVRARLRPGETKAPETLRVGEVTIDVAGHTVKRSDEHVSLTPLEFDLLVALARKPWQVFTRELLLEQVWGYRHAADTRLVNVHVQRLRSKIERDPEAPEIVLTVRGVGYKAGA; via the coding sequence ATGAAGGCACGCATTCTGGTCGTCGACGACGATGAGGCACTGGCCGAGATGATCGGCATCGTCCTGCGCAACGACGGTTTCGACCCGGTCTTCTGCGCGGACGGCGCCCAGGCGCCCGACGTGTTCCGTGCGCAGAAGCCGGATCTGGTCCTGCTGGACCTCATGCTCCCCGGACTCGACGGGATCGAGGTGTGCCGGCAGATCCGTTCGGAGTCCGACGTCCCGATCGTCATGCTCACCGCCAAGTCGGACACTTCTGATGTGGTCCGCGGGCTCGAGTCGGGTGCCGACGACTACGTGCCGAAGCCCTTCAAGCCGGCCGAGCTCGTCGCGCGGGTCCGGGCGCGCCTGCGCCCGGGCGAGACCAAGGCGCCCGAGACCCTGCGGGTCGGGGAGGTCACCATCGACGTTGCCGGCCACACGGTCAAGCGCTCGGACGAGCACGTTTCCCTCACGCCCCTCGAGTTCGACCTGCTCGTGGCCCTCGCCCGCAAGCCGTGGCAGGTGTTCACGCGCGAGCTCCTCCTCGAGCAGGTGTGGGGCTACCGGCACGCCGCGGACACGCGCCTCGTGAATGTCCATGTGCAGCGCCTGCGCTCCAAGATCGAGCGCGATCCCGAGGCACCCGAGATCGTCCTGACCGTGCGCGGCGTCGGGTACAAGGCCGGCGCCTAG